In one Enterobacteriaceae endosymbiont of Donacia sparganii genomic region, the following are encoded:
- the rpsO gene encoding 30S ribosomal protein S15, whose protein sequence is MSINAEKKIKIIKKYETSSKDKGSTKVQIALLTFKINYLHKHFTIHKKDHHSRRGLLHMISQRRKLLNYFKKKNLHEYNILIENLGLRK, encoded by the coding sequence ATGAGTATTAATGCAGAAAAAAAAATAAAAATTATCAAAAAATATGAAACTAGTTCTAAAGATAAAGGATCTACTAAGGTACAAATTGCTTTATTAACATTTAAAATTAATTATCTACATAAACATTTTACTATTCATAAAAAAGACCATCATAGCCGTCGGGGACTTTTACATATGATATCACAACGTAGAAAATTATTAAATTATTTTAAAAAAAAAAACTTACATGAATATAATATATTAATTGAAAACTTAGGGTTAAGAAAATAA
- the truB gene encoding tRNA pseudouridine(55) synthase TruB yields the protein MSKFFKKQNINGLLLLDKSIGFTSNKILQCIKNIFNAKKAGHTGTLDPLATGLLPICLGKYTKFSKYLINGNKIYLVTALLGEKTNTADKYGFLIKKNNVNITIENLIKVINLFKGKIKQNPPMYSAIKYKGIPLYKYARKGINFTNLKKRNIIIYQIKLLKFYKNIIKLKINCSKGTYIRSIIDELGDKLNCGAHVIKLRRIQISHISILHKNVITIEQLKTLIINYQNNKLNIFLIKKLLLPIDYMINNIPKLYLSYFIIKKIINGEKIKITSIVKQQIFRIFETNLHNFIGICEINNKGYILKCKLVNYL from the coding sequence ATGTCAAAATTTTTTAAAAAACAAAATATAAATGGTTTATTATTACTTGATAAATCTATAGGTTTTACATCTAATAAAATTCTTCAATGTATTAAAAATATTTTTAATGCAAAAAAAGCAGGACATACAGGAACTTTAGATCCATTAGCTACTGGTTTACTACCAATATGTTTAGGAAAATATACTAAATTTAGTAAATATTTAATAAATGGAAATAAAATTTATTTAGTTACAGCTCTTTTAGGAGAAAAAACAAATACTGCGGATAAATATGGTTTTCTTATTAAAAAGAATAATGTTAATATAACTATAGAAAACCTTATTAAGGTAATTAATTTATTTAAAGGAAAAATTAAACAAAATCCCCCAATGTATTCTGCAATAAAATATAAGGGTATTCCTCTTTATAAATATGCAAGAAAAGGAATTAATTTTACTAATCTAAAAAAGAGAAATATTATAATTTATCAAATTAAATTATTAAAATTTTATAAAAATATAATTAAATTAAAAATTAATTGTTCTAAAGGGACTTATATTCGTAGTATTATTGACGAATTAGGAGATAAATTAAATTGTGGTGCTCATGTTATTAAATTACGTAGAATACAAATATCTCATATTTCTATTTTACATAAAAATGTTATAACTATTGAACAATTAAAAACATTAATTATAAATTATCAAAATAATAAATTAAATATTTTTTTAATAAAAAAATTATTATTACCTATTGATTATATGATAAATAATATACCTAAATTATATTTATCTTATTTTATAATTAAAAAAATAATAAATGGTGAAAAAATAAAAATTACATCTATAGTAAAGCAACAAATATTTCGTATATTTGAAACAAATTTACATAATTTTATAGGTATCTGTGAAATAAATAATAAAGGTTATATATTAAAATGTAAATTAGTAAATTATCTCTAA
- the rbfA gene encoding 30S ribosome-binding factor RbfA, with the protein MYRNLRIAYELKKQIAKILQNNINDIRINKFSTITDIIISKDFSYAKIFIILPYKEEKFNNKKNSLFYLNKITEYIRFILKKKINLRKVPKLKFYLDSSLKEGKYISFILNNLKIKKKKLY; encoded by the coding sequence TTGTATCGTAATCTACGTATTGCATATGAGTTAAAAAAACAAATAGCAAAAATATTACAAAATAATATAAATGATATAAGAATAAATAAGTTTAGTACTATTACCGATATAATAATATCAAAAGATTTTTCATATGCAAAAATATTTATAATATTACCATATAAAGAAGAAAAATTTAATAATAAAAAAAATTCACTTTTTTATTTAAATAAAATTACAGAATATATTAGATTTATTCTGAAAAAAAAAATAAATTTACGTAAAGTACCAAAATTAAAATTTTATTTAGATTCTTCCTTAAAAGAAGGAAAATATATTAGTTTTATTTTAAATAATTTAAAAATAAAAAAAAAAAAATTATATTAA
- the infB gene encoding translation initiation factor IF-2, producing MTDAVITIKSLANEIKISVKNIIRYFSNIGVSKLENDIVNKEEKKNLLIYLKNKKIKNLKLLTIQKKKYKIINNKKKIPLDKKKLSKKLHKINNYILPKKNILKKFNSLIKNNDQEIKNINYKKKKIHNNKNYYKQKNLNTDFLNKKIYNKKKNKKIFKKNNENKKKNINYKYKKNFFKLYQNFNKPIKSINRNIIIHETISIIELSNKMAVKSSELIKIMINMGEKFSNINQKLDQETAQLIAEEMGHKVILRNENDIEKSLINNKINTDEVPIIRSPIVTILGHVDHGKTSLLDNICSSNITSKEVGGITQYINSYEIKFNNKKIIFLDTPGHESFTSMRLRGIQITDIIILVIAIDDGVMLQTIEAIQHAKQTKIPIIVVINKIDKKISNFEKIKNELSRYNIISEEWGGDNIFIKVSAKTGEGINNLLNAILLQAEILELKTTTKGIAKGVVIESYLDKGRGPIANVLIKEGMLKKGNIVLCGSTYGKIKGLINYKGLNVSQVGPSTPIKILGLSEVPYAGDNLIVVNNEKQAKQIALYRKNKYREIKLAKKQQQFKKNFLNLDNKNIYEINILIKGDVQGSVEAIKDTLLNLSNDKIIIKIIHFGVGEITETDISLAITNSKKNVIIIGFNIKINNLARNIIKMNNIKIIFFTIIYDLINYMKKYLQKLLIPKYKESTLGLAEVRSIFTIPKIGVIAGCIVTYGIIKRNNLIKLFRNNKIFYKGVIDSLRRFKESVNEVRNGMECGISIKNFNDIYIGDKIEIFEKIELIKK from the coding sequence ATGACAGATGCTGTTATAACTATAAAATCTTTAGCTAATGAAATTAAAATTTCAGTAAAAAATATAATTAGATATTTTTCTAATATAGGTGTTTCTAAATTAGAAAATGATATAGTTAATAAAGAAGAAAAAAAAAATCTTTTAATATATTTAAAAAATAAAAAAATAAAAAATTTAAAATTATTAACTATACAAAAAAAAAAATATAAAATTATAAATAATAAAAAAAAAATACCTTTAGATAAAAAAAAATTATCAAAAAAATTACATAAAATTAATAATTATATTTTACCTAAAAAAAATATTTTAAAAAAATTTAATTCATTAATTAAAAATAATGATCAAGAAATAAAAAATATAAATTATAAAAAAAAAAAAATACATAATAACAAAAATTATTATAAACAAAAAAATTTAAATACCGATTTTTTAAATAAAAAAATATATAATAAAAAAAAAAATAAAAAAATTTTTAAAAAAAATAACGAAAATAAAAAAAAAAATATTAATTATAAGTATAAAAAAAATTTTTTTAAATTATATCAAAATTTTAATAAACCTATTAAAAGTATTAATAGAAATATTATTATTCATGAAACTATTAGTATAATTGAATTATCTAATAAAATGGCTGTTAAAAGTTCAGAACTTATAAAAATTATGATTAATATGGGTGAAAAATTTTCTAATATTAATCAAAAATTAGATCAAGAAACAGCACAATTAATAGCTGAAGAAATGGGGCATAAAGTTATATTACGTAATGAAAATGATATTGAAAAATCATTAATTAATAATAAAATTAATACTGATGAAGTACCTATTATAAGATCTCCTATAGTTACAATTTTAGGTCATGTTGATCATGGAAAAACTTCATTATTAGATAATATTTGTTCAAGTAATATTACTTCGAAAGAAGTAGGAGGTATTACTCAATATATAAATTCATATGAAATAAAATTTAATAATAAAAAAATAATATTTCTCGATACTCCAGGACATGAATCTTTTACCTCTATGAGGTTAAGAGGGATACAAATTACAGATATAATAATATTAGTTATTGCAATTGATGATGGCGTTATGCTACAAACTATAGAAGCAATACAACATGCAAAACAAACAAAAATACCTATAATAGTTGTAATTAATAAAATTGATAAAAAAATTTCTAATTTTGAAAAAATAAAAAATGAATTAAGTAGATATAATATTATTTCTGAAGAATGGGGAGGAGATAATATATTTATTAAAGTTTCTGCTAAAACTGGAGAAGGTATAAATAATCTATTAAATGCTATTTTATTACAAGCAGAAATTTTAGAATTAAAAACTACTACTAAAGGTATTGCAAAAGGAGTTGTTATTGAATCTTATTTAGATAAAGGTAGAGGACCTATAGCTAATGTTTTAATTAAAGAAGGAATGTTAAAAAAAGGAAATATAGTCCTTTGTGGATCTACTTATGGTAAAATAAAAGGATTAATAAATTATAAAGGTTTAAATGTATCACAAGTAGGACCTTCTACTCCTATTAAAATTTTAGGTTTATCTGAAGTTCCATACGCCGGGGATAATTTAATTGTAGTAAATAATGAAAAACAAGCTAAACAAATAGCGCTATATAGAAAAAATAAATATCGTGAAATAAAATTAGCTAAAAAACAACAACAATTTAAAAAAAATTTTTTAAATTTAGATAATAAAAATATTTATGAAATAAATATTTTAATAAAAGGTGATGTTCAAGGTTCTGTTGAGGCTATTAAAGATACATTACTAAATTTATCTAATGATAAAATTATTATAAAAATTATTCATTTTGGTGTTGGAGAAATCACTGAAACAGATATTTCATTAGCAATAACTAATTCTAAAAAAAATGTTATTATTATTGGTTTTAATATTAAAATAAATAATCTTGCTAGAAATATAATAAAAATGAATAATATAAAAATTATATTTTTTACAATTATTTATGATTTAATAAATTATATGAAAAAATATCTACAAAAACTTTTAATTCCTAAATATAAAGAATCAACATTAGGATTAGCAGAAGTAAGAAGTATTTTTACTATACCTAAAATAGGAGTTATAGCTGGATGTATAGTAACATATGGAATAATTAAACGTAATAATTTAATAAAATTATTTAGAAATAATAAAATTTTCTATAAAGGAGTTATAGATTCTTTAAGAAGGTTTAAAGAAAGTGTTAATGAAGTACGTAATGGCATGGAATGTGGAATTAGTATCAAAAATTTCAATGATATTTATATAGGAGATAAAATAGAAATTTTTGAAAAAATTGAACTTATAAAAAAATAA
- the nusA gene encoding transcription termination factor NusA — MNKEMLAVIEAVSNEKSLPREKIFEAMESALVSATKKKYEQDIEVFVNIDRKSGNFNTFRKWLVVKKVHYPTKEITLDAARIDDHTLNLGDYIYDQIKSINFDRITTQTAKQVIVHKVREAEKAITIAQFKKKEGKILSGIVKKVNRGHLTLDLGHSADAIILRSDMLPRENFRLGDRVRGILFYIKEDIKETQLFISRSKIRMLIELFHIEVPEIGEGLIEIKCAARDPGSRAKIAVKTNDKRIDPVGACVGMRGARVQAISNELNGERIDIVLWDSNPEKFVINAMSPADISSIILDKKKHMIDIAVEENNLAQAIGRNGQNIRLASQLSGWELNVMTKNDLHHKYKKEKDNIINMFVKHLNLNYELSKKIVEKGKISSLKELVSISIDKLHNITNNFHLKINDLILIKKLAQDIYTNLSLTKKDIINNKFKKKLLKLKGINNQLSESLINKGILTIENLAEQSIEDLSDINNLDKVEAGKIIMSARNICWFNKKNNM, encoded by the coding sequence ATGAATAAAGAAATGTTAGCTGTTATTGAAGCAGTTTCTAATGAAAAATCTTTACCTCGTGAAAAAATATTTGAAGCAATGGAAAGTGCTTTAGTTAGTGCAACAAAAAAAAAATATGAACAAGATATAGAAGTATTTGTAAATATTGACCGTAAAAGTGGAAATTTTAATACTTTTAGAAAATGGTTAGTTGTTAAAAAAGTTCATTATCCTACAAAAGAAATTACATTAGACGCAGCACGTATTGATGATCATACACTTAATTTAGGTGATTATATTTATGATCAAATTAAATCTATTAATTTTGATCGTATAACTACGCAAACTGCTAAACAAGTTATTGTACATAAAGTAAGAGAAGCAGAAAAAGCTATTACTATTGCTCAATTTAAAAAAAAAGAAGGAAAAATTTTAAGTGGTATAGTTAAAAAAGTAAATAGAGGACACTTAACTTTAGATTTAGGACATAGTGCTGATGCTATTATTTTACGTTCTGATATGTTACCTAGAGAAAATTTTAGATTAGGAGATAGAGTAAGAGGAATACTTTTTTATATTAAAGAAGATATTAAAGAAACACAATTATTTATAAGTCGTTCTAAAATTAGAATGTTAATTGAATTATTTCATATTGAAGTTCCTGAAATAGGAGAAGGTTTAATTGAAATAAAATGTGCTGCAAGAGATCCAGGATCTAGAGCTAAAATTGCTGTTAAAACAAATGATAAAAGAATAGATCCAGTAGGTGCTTGTGTAGGTATGAGAGGAGCTAGAGTACAAGCAATTTCTAATGAATTAAATGGAGAACGAATTGATATTGTCTTATGGGATTCTAATCCAGAAAAATTTGTTATTAATGCTATGTCTCCTGCAGATATATCATCGATTATTTTAGATAAGAAAAAACATATGATAGATATTGCTGTAGAAGAAAATAACTTAGCTCAAGCTATTGGAAGAAATGGACAAAATATTCGTTTAGCTTCTCAATTAAGTGGATGGGAATTAAATGTTATGACTAAAAATGATTTACATCATAAATATAAAAAAGAAAAAGATAATATTATAAATATGTTTGTAAAACATTTAAATCTTAATTATGAATTATCAAAAAAAATAGTTGAAAAAGGTAAAATATCTTCTTTAAAAGAATTAGTATCCATTTCAATAGATAAATTACATAATATAACTAATAATTTTCATTTAAAAATTAATGATTTAATACTAATTAAAAAATTAGCACAAGATATTTATACTAATTTATCTTTGACAAAAAAAGATATTATTAATAATAAATTTAAAAAAAAATTATTAAAATTAAAAGGTATAAATAATCAATTATCCGAATCTTTAATAAATAAAGGAATTTTAACTATTGAAAATTTAGCAGAACAAAGTATTGAAGATTTATCTGATATAAATAATCTAGATAAAGTAGAAGCAGGAAAAATAATTATGTCTGCACGTAATATTTGTTGGTTTAATAAAAAAAATAATATGTAA
- the secG gene encoding preprotein translocase subunit SecG, with amino-acid sequence MYRLLLILFIFFSLILISIIMFQDNDDIDINESSSNTKSPFNTNVSNKILTRSIIFLTSLFFIISLLLNNINVKKYEKNFKLNNINRYK; translated from the coding sequence ATGTATAGATTATTATTGATTTTGTTTATTTTTTTTTCATTAATTTTAATTAGTATTATTATGTTTCAAGATAATGATGATATAGATATTAATGAGTCATCAAGTAATACAAAATCACCATTTAATACAAATGTGTCCAATAAAATATTAACTAGAAGTATTATTTTTCTTACATCTTTATTTTTTATTATTAGTTTATTATTGAATAATATTAACGTAAAAAAATACGAAAAAAATTTTAAACTAAATAATATAAATAGATATAAGTAA
- a CDS encoding RlmE family RNA methyltransferase, protein MNYKKNKKSKKWLKNNFKDFYIQKTKKNISKYRSRSWFKLAEIEKIDKIFKKDMKIIDLGSSPGGWSSFASLKIGNKGKIIAFDILPMNYIKNVDFYQGNVCNSIFLNKIIKKINKIKVHMIMSDISPNFSGIKEIDIPNIIYLNKLALNLCYSQLKYNGTFLVKTFQNKGLNQFYNKINSIFKIVKIRKPNASRSQSSEIYIVAKGYQN, encoded by the coding sequence ATGAATTATAAAAAAAATAAAAAATCTAAAAAATGGTTAAAAAATAATTTTAAAGATTTTTATATACAAAAAACTAAAAAAAATATTAGTAAATATAGATCACGATCATGGTTTAAACTAGCAGAAATAGAAAAAATAGATAAAATTTTTAAAAAAGATATGAAAATAATTGATTTAGGATCTTCTCCTGGAGGATGGTCTAGTTTTGCTTCATTAAAAATTGGTAATAAAGGGAAAATTATAGCATTTGATATATTACCGATGAATTATATTAAAAATGTTGATTTTTACCAAGGTAATGTATGTAATTCTATTTTTTTAAATAAAATTATAAAAAAAATTAATAAAATTAAAGTACATATGATAATGTCTGATATATCTCCTAATTTTTCTGGTATAAAAGAAATAGATATACCGAATATTATTTATTTAAATAAATTAGCATTAAATTTATGTTATTCTCAATTAAAATATAATGGAACTTTTTTAGTAAAAACTTTTCAAAATAAAGGATTAAATCAGTTTTACAATAAAATTAATTCTATATTTAAAATAGTTAAAATTAGAAAACCTAATGCTTCAAGATCTCAATCAAGTGAAATTTATATTGTTGCAAAAGGATATCAAAATTAA
- the rpoC gene encoding DNA-directed RNA polymerase subunit beta', whose amino-acid sequence MKDLFNFLKSQNKIEEFDAIKLSLASSDMIKSWSFGEVKKPETINYRTFKPERDGLFCARIFGPIKDYECLCGKYKRLKHRGVVCEKCGVEVTQTKVRRDRMGHIELASPIAHIWFLKSLPSRIGLLLNMPLKNIEKILYFESYVVIDEGITSLEKKQILSEEQYLDLLEEFGNEFEAKIGAEAIQYLLKNINLKQECKILRNDLNNTNSDTKRKKIAKRIKLLESFIYSGNKPEWMIMTVLPVLPPDLRPLVPLDGGRFATSDLNDLYRRVINRNNRLKRLLELSAPDIIIKNEKRMLQEAVDALLDNGRRGKAITGSNKRPLKSLADMIKGKQGRFRQNLLGKRVDYSGRSVITVGPYLRLHQCGLPKKMALELFKPFIYGKLEIKGFATTIKAAKKMVEKEDSIVWDILDEVIKEHPVLLNRAPTLHRLGIQAFEPILIEGKAIQLHPLVCAAYNADFDGDQMAVHIPLTLEAQLEARILMMSTNNILSPANGEPIIVPSQDVVLGIYYMTKDKINAYGEGMILTGPKEAERAYNIGQADLHACVKIKITEYTKDLLTNKLLKNTIIVNTTIGRAIFWTQVPKGIPYSMVNKTLGKKDISQMLNTCYRILGLKSTVIFADQIMYTGFYYAAKSGASVGIDDIVIPNNKTEIINEAEDEVTEIQEQFQSGLVTSGERYNKVIDIWAAANEKVAKAMMKNLSVEKVINKKGLMVEQSSFNNIFMMADSGARGSAAQIRQLAGMRGLMAKPDGSIIETPIIANFREGLNVLQYFISTHGARKGLADTALKTANSGYLTRRLVDVAQDLVITEDDCLTLEGIRISSIITGGDIKESLKERVLGRVTAENIFKKDGKTILIYRNTLLNEKYCHILEQYSIDTIKVRSVVSCETHFGVCSYCYGRDLARGHIINKGEAIGVIAAQSIGEPGTQLTMRTFHIGGAASRSAAESSIQVKDNGIIKLINVKSVINSANKLVVISRNAELKVINHLNKIIESYKIPYGAIITKKNGSNIISGEVVSYWDPHTRPVITEVSGKIKFVDMLEGQTIIKQTDDLTGLSSIVVLDSSERPSIGKDFRPMIKILDHNDKDIIIPGTDMLAHYFLPNKSIIHLKDGNNINIGDVLAKVPQESGGTKDITGGLPRVADLFEARKPKDAAILAEISGIISFGKETKGKRRIIITPMNSDIEPYEEMIPKWRQINVFEGELINKGDIISDGPESAHDILRLRGVNAVTNYIINEVQDVYRLQGVKINDKHIEVIVRQMLRKATIIKMGDSNFLEGEQVEVSLIKKKNKELKEKGKNIALYNRDLLGITKASLATSSFISAASFQETTRVLTESSVAGKSDKLKGLKENVIVGRLIPAGTGYSYHTNRVNKKNVNNKTNKISSVDSAAANLTELLNAN is encoded by the coding sequence GTGAAAGATTTATTTAATTTTTTAAAATCACAAAATAAAATAGAAGAATTTGATGCAATAAAACTTTCTTTAGCTTCTTCTGATATGATAAAATCTTGGTCTTTTGGAGAAGTAAAAAAACCTGAAACAATTAATTATCGTACTTTTAAACCAGAAAGAGATGGTTTATTCTGTGCTCGTATTTTTGGACCTATTAAAGATTATGAATGTTTATGTGGTAAATATAAACGTCTAAAACATAGAGGTGTTGTTTGTGAAAAATGTGGAGTCGAAGTTACACAAACAAAAGTAAGAAGAGATCGAATGGGTCATATTGAATTAGCTTCTCCAATTGCACATATATGGTTTTTAAAATCATTACCTTCTAGGATAGGATTGTTACTAAATATGCCTTTAAAAAATATAGAAAAAATTTTATATTTTGAATCTTATGTTGTGATAGATGAAGGTATTACTTCATTAGAAAAAAAACAAATTTTATCTGAAGAACAGTATTTAGATTTATTAGAAGAATTTGGAAATGAATTTGAAGCAAAAATAGGCGCAGAAGCTATACAATATTTATTAAAAAATATTAATTTAAAACAAGAATGTAAAATATTACGTAATGATTTAAATAATACAAATTCAGATACTAAAAGAAAAAAAATAGCTAAAAGAATAAAATTATTAGAATCTTTTATATATTCAGGTAATAAACCAGAATGGATGATAATGACAGTTTTACCTGTTTTACCTCCTGATTTAAGACCTTTAGTTCCTTTAGATGGAGGAAGATTTGCAACATCAGATTTAAATGATTTATATCGTCGTGTTATTAATCGTAATAATAGATTAAAACGTTTATTAGAATTATCAGCACCTGATATTATAATAAAAAATGAAAAAAGAATGTTACAAGAAGCAGTAGATGCATTACTAGATAATGGTAGAAGAGGTAAAGCTATAACAGGTTCTAACAAACGTCCTTTAAAATCATTAGCAGATATGATTAAAGGAAAACAAGGAAGATTTAGACAAAATTTATTAGGTAAAAGAGTAGATTATTCAGGAAGGTCTGTTATAACTGTAGGACCTTATTTACGTTTACACCAATGTGGTTTGCCTAAAAAAATGGCATTAGAATTATTTAAACCATTTATATATGGTAAATTAGAAATAAAGGGTTTTGCTACTACTATTAAAGCTGCAAAAAAAATGGTAGAGAAAGAAGACTCAATAGTATGGGATATATTAGATGAAGTAATAAAAGAACATCCTGTATTATTAAATAGAGCTCCTACTTTACATAGATTAGGTATACAAGCTTTTGAACCAATTTTAATCGAAGGTAAAGCAATACAATTACATCCTCTAGTATGTGCCGCATATAATGCTGATTTTGATGGTGATCAAATGGCTGTACATATTCCTTTAACATTAGAAGCTCAATTAGAAGCAAGAATTTTGATGATGTCTACTAATAATATTTTATCTCCAGCAAATGGAGAACCAATTATTGTACCATCACAAGATGTGGTATTAGGAATATATTATATGACTAAAGACAAAATTAATGCATATGGGGAGGGAATGATATTAACAGGTCCTAAGGAGGCAGAGCGTGCTTATAATATAGGACAGGCTGATCTACATGCTTGTGTAAAAATTAAAATTACAGAATATACTAAGGATTTATTAACAAATAAATTACTTAAAAATACTATTATTGTTAATACTACAATTGGAAGAGCTATTTTTTGGACTCAAGTTCCTAAAGGAATACCATATTCTATGGTAAATAAAACTTTAGGAAAAAAAGATATTTCTCAAATGTTAAATACATGTTATCGAATTTTAGGATTAAAATCTACAGTTATTTTTGCAGATCAAATTATGTATACTGGTTTTTATTATGCAGCTAAATCAGGTGCTTCTGTAGGTATAGATGATATTGTTATACCTAATAATAAAACTGAAATTATTAATGAAGCAGAAGATGAAGTAACTGAAATTCAAGAACAATTTCAATCAGGTCTTGTTACTTCTGGTGAAAGATATAATAAAGTTATTGATATTTGGGCAGCAGCTAATGAAAAAGTAGCTAAAGCTATGATGAAAAATTTATCAGTTGAAAAAGTAATTAATAAAAAAGGATTAATGGTTGAACAAAGTTCTTTTAATAATATTTTTATGATGGCAGATTCTGGTGCTAGAGGTTCAGCTGCACAAATCAGGCAATTAGCGGGTATGAGAGGTTTAATGGCAAAACCTGATGGTTCTATTATCGAAACTCCAATTATTGCAAATTTTAGAGAAGGTTTAAATGTTTTACAATATTTTATTTCTACTCATGGAGCAAGAAAAGGATTAGCTGATACTGCTTTGAAAACAGCTAATTCTGGATATTTAACTAGAAGATTAGTAGATGTTGCTCAAGACTTAGTTATAACAGAAGATGATTGTTTAACTTTAGAAGGAATAAGAATTTCTTCTATTATAACAGGAGGAGATATAAAAGAATCATTAAAAGAAAGAGTTTTAGGTAGAGTTACTGCTGAAAATATTTTTAAAAAAGATGGAAAAACAATTCTAATTTATAGAAATACATTATTAAATGAAAAATATTGTCATATATTAGAACAATATTCTATTGATACTATTAAAGTTAGATCAGTTGTTAGTTGTGAAACTCATTTTGGTGTATGTTCATATTGTTATGGTCGTGATTTAGCTAGGGGCCATATTATAAATAAAGGAGAAGCAATAGGGGTTATTGCAGCTCAATCTATAGGAGAACCGGGTACCCAATTAACAATGAGAACTTTCCATATTGGAGGGGCTGCATCAAGATCTGCCGCAGAATCTAGCATTCAGGTAAAAGACAATGGAATTATAAAATTAATAAATGTAAAATCAGTAATAAATTCTGCTAATAAATTAGTAGTAATTTCTAGAAATGCTGAATTAAAAGTTATTAATCATTTAAATAAAATTATAGAAAGTTATAAAATACCTTATGGTGCTATAATAACAAAAAAAAATGGATCTAATATTATTTCTGGAGAAGTAGTTTCATATTGGGATCCACATACAAGACCAGTAATTACTGAAGTTAGTGGTAAAATTAAATTTGTTGATATGTTAGAAGGACAAACAATTATAAAACAAACTGATGATTTAACAGGATTATCATCTATTGTTGTTCTAGATAGTTCAGAAAGACCCTCTATAGGTAAAGATTTCAGACCTATGATTAAAATTTTAGATCATAATGATAAAGATATAATTATACCTGGTACAGATATGTTAGCACATTATTTTTTACCTAATAAATCTATTATACATTTAAAAGATGGTAATAATATTAATATAGGTGATGTTTTAGCAAAAGTACCTCAAGAATCTGGAGGTACTAAAGATATTACTGGAGGACTTCCTCGCGTAGCAGATTTATTTGAAGCAAGAAAACCTAAAGATGCAGCTATTTTAGCTGAAATTAGTGGTATTATTTCTTTTGGTAAAGAAACTAAAGGTAAAAGAAGAATAATAATTACTCCTATGAATTCAGATATTGAACCATATGAAGAGATGATACCAAAATGGAGACAAATTAATGTTTTTGAAGGTGAATTAATAAATAAAGGTGATATTATTTCAGACGGTCCTGAATCTGCTCATGATATTTTACGATTAAGAGGTGTTAATGCTGTTACTAATTATATAATTAATGAGGTACAAGATGTTTATCGATTACAAGGAGTAAAAATTAATGATAAACATATAGAAGTTATTGTACGTCAAATGTTACGTAAAGCTACTATAATAAAAATGGGAGATTCCAATTTTTTAGAAGGAGAACAAGTAGAAGTTTCTTTAATTAAGAAAAAAAATAAAGAATTAAAAGAAAAAGGTAAAAATATAGCATTATATAATCGTGATTTATTAGGTATTACTAAAGCATCTTTAGCAACTTCTTCTTTTATTTCAGCTGCTTCTTTTCAAGAAACAACAAGAGTTTTAACAGAATCTTCTGTAGCAGGAAAAAGTGATAAATTAAAGGGATTAAAAGAAAATGTAATTGTAGGTAGGTTAATTCCTGCTGGAACTGGATATTCTTATCATACAAATCGTGTTAATAAAAAAAATGTCAATAATAAAACAAATAAGATTTCTTCAGTAGATTCTGCTGCTGCTAATTTAACCGAATTATTAAATGCTAACTAA